A single genomic interval of Geotrypetes seraphini chromosome 1, aGeoSer1.1, whole genome shotgun sequence harbors:
- the LOC117367824 gene encoding uncharacterized protein LOC117367824, which translates to MDQQQLIAFLTAERQKQSEDLQAVLKTNQELWYRSQELSRRQHDEMVLAMGEQTQVLSRILQNPSTSAGSEPGHSSLPQPSGAANPLATLNLCKITPADAPDEFLSAFERVATAAGWPRGQWAVRLLPCLAGETLSAYQTLAPEVANNYQMVKTHILEYLGYTQEHYRQRFRATLMQDKERPKALAQKLSKLAERWLSPWIGDARAIVLELIREQFLQSAPKNLRGWVQKQGCKTLAQTLEVAEAYLDAQGAYEEEKTTTLLGLGKAKGSLGQDSPRKTTGYPRAKEPVPEKPPRCYRCGKIGHTQRYCRATRDLIITQRPGAQIPEEYQVIVSVADREVSALVDTGAEQSVVSEQLWGELGRDQEMGAKQVPITCIHGKTQEYPLRALTIQHRGKKTRISVAVLKTTPYPLILGRDWLNRARIGVPEGKGSPSKCVLGSRVEESLVASLEGRRRAKGLKPKYGKPTIRWAPLSDRAKAPTRVYSKAAGYDLYAACEQTIPAKGRSLINTDIQVSPPPGAYLRIAPRSGLALKQSIDVAAGVIDPDFRGNVAVLLVNQGDSEYKVQIGDRIAQLICERIWHPNLVQWSRLPDTSRGEQGFGSTGVGTIERRSRPELGSELRGNIEAAKIAALDAEILKLREELTLARRDWEANLRTQTEAKFQAWKDPLDRDNQRSREEMSAQCQRESGKLTDLMAQITAQLKVVQGQIRENEVQQQAIQRSVMEIKNTCGELTNQTGKAESWVAKQRAQEEQLEQHAQHFEKVLDTFRGMEQDLEEVRVQIAQVKKEDLGDITQVVAALAQRVEGLESPQEQDKGALAGPYETPLLRWPEDFEDSDPPPLSQGKRANRPRKRY; encoded by the coding sequence ATGGACCAGCAACAGCTGATAGCGTTCCTGACGGCGGAGCGACAGAAGCAAAGCGAGGACTTACAAGCAGTGTTAAAAACCAACCAAGAGTTATGGTATCGGTCCCAGGAGCTATCTCGGCGGCAACACGACGAGATGGTGCTGGCGATGGGGGAGCAAACGCAAGTACTGTCTAGAATTTTGCAGAACCCATCGACATCTGCAGGCAGTGAGCCTGGACATAGTAGTTTACCACAACCCTCAGGAGCAGCTAACCCTCTAGCCACGCTGAATCTGTGCAAGATCACACCAGCGGATGCTCCGGATGAGTTCCTATCCGCATTCGAGAGggtagctactgctgctggttggcctcGGGGTCAGTGGGCGGTAAGGCTACTCCCATGCCTTGCAGGAGAAACCCTGTCTGCTTATCAGACACTAGCCCCTGAGGTAGCTAACAATTACCAAATGGTGAAAACACATATCCTAGAGTACTTAGGCTACACCCAGGAACATTACCGCCAGCGGTTTAGAGCAACCCTTATGCAGGATAAGGAAAGGCCTAAGGCACTTGCTCAAAAACTGTCTAAACTGGCTGAGCGGTGGCTTAGTCCATGGATTGGGGATGCCCGGGCTATTGTATTGGAGTTGATCAGGGAGCAGTTTCTGCAATCCGCTCCAAAGAAtttgaggggctgggtgcagaaacaGGGCTGCAAAACCCTAGCCCAGACCTTAGAGGTGGCAGAAGCCTATTTGGACGCTCAAGGCGCCTATGAGGAGGAAAAGACAACCACCCTACTAGGCCTGGGAAAAGCTAAGGGCAGCCTAGGTCAGGACTCGCCTAGGAAAACTACAGGGTATCCTAGGGCGAAGGAGCCTGTCCCTGAGAAACCCCCGAGGTGTTATCGTTGTGGGAAAATAGGGCATACCCAGAGGTACTGTAGGGCGACGAGGGATTTAATAATAACTCAGAGGCCTGGGGCCCAGATTCCCGAAGAATATCAGGTAATAGTCTCAGTGGCCGACAGGGAGGTCTCGGCTCTCGTCGATACTGGGGCTGAGCAGTCGGTCGTATCGGAGCAACTATGGGGAGAATTGGGCCGAGATCAGGAGATGGGGGCGAAGCAAGTACCCATCACCTGCATTCACGGAAAGACACAGGAATACCCTCTCAGAGCCCTGACCATACAACATAGGGGTAAAAAAACCCGCATATCAGTGGCAGTTTTAAAGACAACACCTTACCCATTAATCCTGGGAAGAGATTGGCTGAATCGGGCACGGATAGGAGTGCCTGAGGGAAAGGGGAGTCCGAGTAAATGTGTGTTGGGTAGTCGGGTAGAAGAGAGCTTAGTTGCCTCACTGGAGGGAAGACGACGGGCTAAGGGGTTAAAACCTAAGTATGGGAAGCCTACAATTCGGTGGGCTCCGCTGTCCGATAGAGCCAAAGCACCCACACGGGTTTACTCTAAGGCTGCAGGCTATGACCTATATGCCGCCTGTGAACAAACTATCCCTGCTAAGGGAAGGTCCCTGATAAACACTGATATACAGGTATCTCCCCCGCCAGGTGCCTATCTGCGGATAGCTCCAAGGTCAGGATTGGCGTTAAAGCAGTCAATTGATGTGGCCGCTGGGGTCATTGACCCAGATTTTAGGGGTAATGTCGCAGTACTCCTGGTCAATCAGGGTGATAGCGAGTACAAGGTGCAAATCGGGGATCGTATAGCTCAGCTCATTTGTGAGAGAATTTGGCACCCCAACCTGGTACAGTGGTCCCGTCTCCCGGACACCAGCAGAGGAGAGCAAGGGTTCGGGTCCACAGGGGTAGGAACTATAGAAAGGAGGTCTCGCCCTGAATTAGGATCTGAGCTGAGGGGAAATATAGAGGCCGCTAAAATAGCCGCACTAGATGCCGAGATACTGAAACTGAGAGAAGAATTGACACTAGCACGAAGGGATTGGGAAGCTAACTTAAGAACCCAAACCGAAGCCAAATTCCAAGCTTGGAAGGATCCCCTAGACCGAGATAATCAACGGTCCAGGGAGGAAATGTCTGCCCAGTGTCAACGGGAGTCAGGGAAGCTGACCGATCTTATGGCGCAAATTACTGCGCAACTGAAGGTAGTACAGGGACAAATAAGGGAAAATGAAGTCCAACAGCAAGCGATTCAACGTAGCGTTATGGAAATAAAGAACACTTGCGGGGAACTAACAAACCAAACTGGGAAAGCAGAGAGTTGGGTAGCTAAACAACGGGCACAGGAAGAACAACTGGAACAACATGCCCAGCATTTTGAAAAGGTACTGGATACCTTTAGGGGAATGGAACAGGACCTGGAGGAAGTGAGGGTTCAGATTGCCCAAGTAAAAAAGGAAGACTTAGGGGATATAACTCAGGTGGTAGCTGCCCTTGCACAGAGAGTAGAAGGGTTGGAAAGTCCTCAGGAACAGGATAAAGGGGCCTTAGCAGGACCTTATGAGACACCCCTGTTGAGATGGCCGGAGGATTTTGAGGACTCTGATCCACCACCCCTAAGTCAAGGGAAAAGGGCAAATAGACCCCGGAAACGATATTGA